One region of Littorina saxatilis isolate snail1 unplaced genomic scaffold, US_GU_Lsax_2.0 scaffold_648, whole genome shotgun sequence genomic DNA includes:
- the LOC138954454 gene encoding protocadherin Fat 4-like isoform X1, protein MLLVVILTLFACDQIRAAVPTFTNNGLKVVTINEYQSSKKLADVQCTDSDNDDTTISIESVVPPNGPCSNCFSVIPSSLHKTYTLEFSLQSNLDYKTTPKYEIMLDCTDSSGEKAAPQFKVEVRVIPNTPPYLPTTPVGFLNDTKAKKRGDAVFDVKCTDANSDPLTYTFRALSHAEYFSMDASGVVRAAQDLNTLCQEDFDFEVTCKDPTNPAVGPFNKHIQLNGANQQPSISGLNVMKTVPEDKPIGYAVVNFTVADDDPPNCQIGVVPSVSLQYFELGADETSIIVKHTLDYERSDTRTTTISVVCTDTFCTSLSATVTISISDTNDPIELSPSRVYVTEEEGSIAIAPQWTVTDQDQGDSVTYSIVNDTSVGYFVIDASTGRITTTQVYDVDAPAYRNTTVILEIQGRDRGGSSSTTTMTININDINDNAPTFAGSQLTIKDVSACTAIGTTVGNITATDADTAFQGNNALRYSGSNGQFTIVSDGNIIVTSALTPNVYKIVATATDAGQVPSSRSSSPTDVSVIVVACAPGVTAPPAPATTTPGTGPTVTGTGPTVTGTGPTVAPGSTTGTVASAPSVVPPGWVNLTDPNVAGETLEHNFNWIIAGAILGGVAVLATVAMVIKVCYPSRDNARKMRGENPRPRNDRARHPHNRHPDDYQRNEISPSGISYHNMGRPTQQGKIQVYDPWKGRGLPY, encoded by the exons CCCACGTTCACGAACAATGGACTGAAAGTGGTCACGATCAACGAATACCAGTCGTCGAAGAAGCTAGCGGACGTTCAGTGTACCGATTCAGACAATGATGACACCACGATTTCCATCGAAAGTGTGGTACCACCCAATGGGCCGTGCAGTAACTGCTTCAGTGTAATCCCTTCATCATTAC ATAAAACCTACACGCTTGAATTTTCGCTCCAAAGCAACCTGGATTACAAAACTACACCAAAATATGAAATAATGCTGGACTGCACGGACAGTAGTGGTGAAAAAGCAGCACCTCAGTTTAAGGTGGAGGTTCGGGTAATCCCAAACACACCTCCCTACCTACCAACAACACCTGTTG GGTTCCTAAACGATACAAAGGCCAAGAAGAGGGGAGATGCGGTGTTCGATGTGAAATGCACTGATGCAAACAGTGATCCACTGACCTACACCTTCAGGGCTCTGTCACACGCCGAATACTTCTCCATGGATG CCAGTGGAGTGGTCCGTGCCGCCCAGGATCTGAACACACTCTGCCAGGAGGACTTCGATTTTGAGGTAACATGCAAAGATCCTACCAACCCTGCCGTGGGCCCCTTCAATAAACATATCCAACTCAATG GAGCAAACCAGCAGCCATCAATCAGCGGGTTGAACGTTATGAAGACCGTCCCAGAGGATAAACCGATAGGCTATGCAGTGGTCAATTTCACTGTCGCCGATGACGATCCTCCCAACTGCCAAATAGGTGTTGTCCCATCAGTGTCGCTGCAGTATTTTGAACTCGGCG CTGACGAAACGTCTATCATCGTGAAACATACTCTGGACTATGAAAGGTCTGACACACGAACTACTACAATCTCAGTGGTCTGTACCGACACATTTTGTACATCTTTATCAGCCACCGTTACCATCAGTATTTCAGACACTAACGATCCCATTGAGTTGTCGCCATCGCGTGTTTATGTCACTGAAGAAGAAGGATCG ATAGCGATCGCACCCCAGTGGACAGTCACAGATCAAGATCAAGGCGACAGTGTGACATACAGCATTGTCAACGATACAAGTGTCGGATATTTTGTCATCGACGCTTCCACTGGCAGAATAACAACGACACAGGTATACGACGTTGATGCTCCGGCATATAGGAACACGACCGTCATCCTTGAGATACAG GGTAGAGATCGAGGAGGCTCGTCAAGCACAACTACAATGACAATAAACATCAACGACATCAACGATAACGCACCGACCTTTGCGGGATCGCAACTTACCATCAAGGACGTCAGTGCCTGCACAGCCATTGGGACTACGGTGGGCAATATTACTGCCACAGACGCAGACACAGCTTTTCAGG GTAACAACGCACTGAGGTACAGCGGGAGCAACGGACAGTTCACCATCGTCTCAGACGGTAACATCATCGTGACCTCTGCACTGACTCCTAATGTTTACAAGATAGTGGCCACCGCTACAGATGCCGGTCAAGTCCCCAGCAGCCGTTCGTCCAGTCCAACCGACGTGTCTGTCATTGTTGTT GCCTGTGCTCCTGGTGTCACTGCACCACCCGCGCCAGCGACCACAACACCAGGCACCGGGCCAACAGTGACAGGAACCGGGCCAACAGTGACAGGAACCGGGCCAACGGTAGCACCCGGATCTACAACAGGAACCGTAGCATCCGCACCCAGCGTTGTACCACCCGGCTGGGTGAATCTCACAGATCCCAACGTAGCCGGTGAAACGTTGGAACACAATTTTAACTGGATCATAGCGGGGGCCATACTGGGCGGAGTTGCTGTATTGGCCACGGTGGCGATGGTGATAAAAGTCTGCTACCCCAGCCGTGATAACGCTCGCAAGATGCGCGGCGAAAATCCTCGACCACG AAATGATCGAGCGCGACATCCCCACAACC gaCACCCAGACGACTACCAGCGGAATGAGATATCCCCGTCAGGCATTTCCTACCACAACATGGGAAGACCTACCCAACAGGGCAAGATCCAGGTTTACGACCCGTGGAAAGGGCGAGGCCTACCTTACTGA
- the LOC138954454 gene encoding protocadherin Fat 4-like isoform X2, with translation MLLVVILTLFACDQIRAAVPTFTNNGLKVVTINEYQSSKKLADVQCTDSDNDDTTISIESVVPPNGPCSNCFSVIPSSLHKTYTLEFSLQSNLDYKTTPKYEIMLDCTDSSGEKAAPQFKVEVRVIPNTPPYLPTTPVGNLNDTKNKKKGDAVFDVQCTDANSDPLTYTFRALSHAEYFSMDASGVVRAAQDLNTLCQKDFDFEVTCKDPTNPAVGPFNKHIQLNGANQQPSISGLNVMKNVPEDKPIGYAVVNFTVADDDPPNCQISVVPSVSLQYFELGADETSIIVKHTLDYERSDTRTTTISVVCTDTFCTSLSATVTISISDTNDPIELSPSRVYVTEEEGSIAIAPQWTVTDQDQGDSVTYSIVNDTSVGYFVIDASTGRITTTQVYDVDAPAYRNTTVILEIQGRDRGGSSSTTTMTININDINDNAPTFAGSQLTIKDVSACTAIGTTVGNITATDADTAFQGNNALRYSGSNGQFTIVSDGNIIVTSALTPNVYKIVATATDAGQVPSSRSSSPTDVSVIVVACAPGVTAPPAPATTTPGTGPTVTGTGPTVTGTGPTVAPGSTTGTVASAPSVVPPGWVNLTDPNVAGETLEHNFNWIIAGAILGGVAVLATVAMVIKVCYPSRDNARKMRGENPRPRNDRARHPHNRHPDDYQRNEISPSGISYHNMGRPTQQGKIQVYDPWKGRGLPY, from the exons CCCACGTTCACGAACAATGGACTGAAAGTGGTCACGATCAACGAATACCAGTCGTCGAAGAAGCTAGCGGACGTTCAGTGTACCGATTCAGACAATGATGACACCACGATTTCCATCGAAAGTGTGGTACCACCCAATGGGCCGTGCAGTAACTGCTTCAGTGTAATCCCTTCATCATTAC ATAAAACCTACACGCTTGAATTTTCGCTCCAAAGCAACCTGGATTACAAAACTACACCAAAATATGAAATAATGCTGGACTGCACGGACAGTAGTGGTGAAAAAGCAGCACCTCAGTTTAAGGTGGAGGTTCGGGTAATCCCAAACACACCTCCCTACCTACCAACAACACCTGTTG GGAACCTAAACGAtacaaagaacaagaagaagggAGATGCGGTGTTCGATGTGCAATGCACTGATGCAAACAGCGATCCACTGACCTACACCTTCAGGGCTCTGTCACACGCCGAATACTTCTCCATGGATG CCAGTGGAGTAGTCCGTGCCGCCCAGGATCTGAACACCCTCTGCCAGAAGGACTTCGATTTTGAGGTAACATGCAAAGATCCTACTAACCCTGCCGTGGGCCCCTTCAATAAACATATCCAACTCAATG GAGCAAACCAGCAGCCATCAATCAGCGGGTTGAACGTTATGAAGAACGTCCCAGAGGATAAACCGATAGGCTATGCAGTGGTCAATTTCACTGTCGCCGATGACGATCCTCCCAACTGTCAAATAAGTGTTGTCCCATCAGTGTCGCTGCAGTATTTTGAACTCGGCG CTGACGAAACGTCTATCATCGTGAAACATACTCTGGACTATGAAAGGTCTGACACACGAACTACTACAATCTCAGTGGTCTGTACCGACACATTTTGTACATCTTTATCAGCCACCGTTACCATCAGTATTTCAGACACTAACGATCCCATTGAGTTGTCGCCATCGCGTGTTTATGTCACTGAAGAAGAAGGATCG ATAGCGATCGCACCCCAGTGGACAGTCACAGATCAAGATCAAGGCGACAGTGTGACATACAGCATTGTCAACGATACAAGTGTCGGATATTTTGTCATCGACGCTTCCACTGGCAGAATAACAACGACACAGGTATACGACGTTGATGCTCCGGCATATAGGAACACGACCGTCATCCTTGAGATACAG GGTAGAGATCGAGGAGGCTCGTCAAGCACAACTACAATGACAATAAACATCAACGACATCAACGATAACGCACCGACCTTTGCGGGATCGCAACTTACCATCAAGGACGTCAGTGCCTGCACAGCCATTGGGACTACGGTGGGCAATATTACTGCCACAGACGCAGACACAGCTTTTCAGG GTAACAACGCACTGAGGTACAGCGGGAGCAACGGACAGTTCACCATCGTCTCAGACGGTAACATCATCGTGACCTCTGCACTGACTCCTAATGTTTACAAGATAGTGGCCACCGCTACAGATGCCGGTCAAGTCCCCAGCAGCCGTTCGTCCAGTCCAACCGACGTGTCTGTCATTGTTGTT GCCTGTGCTCCTGGTGTCACTGCACCACCCGCGCCAGCGACCACAACACCAGGCACCGGGCCAACAGTGACAGGAACCGGGCCAACAGTGACAGGAACCGGGCCAACGGTAGCACCCGGATCTACAACAGGAACCGTAGCATCCGCACCCAGCGTTGTACCACCCGGCTGGGTGAATCTCACAGATCCCAACGTAGCCGGTGAAACGTTGGAACACAATTTTAACTGGATCATAGCGGGGGCCATACTGGGCGGAGTTGCTGTATTGGCCACGGTGGCGATGGTGATAAAAGTCTGCTACCCCAGCCGTGATAACGCTCGCAAGATGCGCGGCGAAAATCCTCGACCACG AAATGATCGAGCGCGACATCCCCACAACC gaCACCCAGACGACTACCAGCGGAATGAGATATCCCCGTCAGGCATTTCCTACCACAACATGGGAAGACCTACCCAACAGGGCAAGATCCAGGTTTACGACCCGTGGAAAGGGCGAGGCCTACCTTACTGA